The proteins below come from a single Mytilus edulis chromosome 5, xbMytEdul2.2, whole genome shotgun sequence genomic window:
- the LOC139522913 gene encoding uncharacterized protein DDB_G0286299-like, translating to MSAEVHMNENRQFLTALTGFSEESKYDDVNNLKNTVNDNWNEAVTPWKAVSSHPRYYPYQTSLVIKRKTKPNDNRVPDWQKTSLDGDVKPTVRCVGDELESGSYLHWKGMVEQVTYRYVPHNGYYRTMKFLGLDKREWFTVNKKQPEQVSMSWQSKRYQKELKRQLKREFEKQNKRESVPKDSLKLQLTQLDLQSEETCLEISEKQETRNDQSRRRAISTKSSDFSKRCQKDQDGYLIPEIKSAPLLPADLYKSRSDLYIENISTRINALEKEIANDTRLRKPQEDPIKQLFRPKGKEKGTERDVTPRPYKKEALPEEVFTAKSIGTQELKPPEKLNPITRLSTASTSDSKNAPVTQLKYTTSSGNNATNYNLPTLDLEKTLNSYKMAIESTRHSLLTTLNGKQIARRTITSKNYSSPTTITICDNGNGSDKGSIQDYMQPLKGDKRFRNKKEPLNVAALLPEISGKRLEVPTTTHRWL from the coding sequence ATGTCAGCAGAGGTCCATATGAACGAAAATCGTCAATTTCTTACTGCTCTGACAGGTTTTAGTGAAGAATCAAAATATGATGACgtaaacaatttgaaaaacaCTGTAAACGACAACTGGAACGAAGCAGTCACTCCATGGAAGGCTGTTTCGTCACATCCGAGATACTATCCTTACCAAACATCTCTCGTgattaaacgaaaaacaaaaccTAATGACAATAGAGTACCAGATTGGCAGAAAACCAGTTTAGATGGCGACGTGAAGCCAACTGTTCGTTGTGTTGGTGATGAATTGGAAAGTGGTTCGTATTTACACTGGAAAGGAATGGTCGAACAAGTTACATACAGATACGTACCTCACAATGGGTACTATAGAACCATGAAATTTTTAGGTTTAGACAAACGGGAATGGTTCactgtaaacaaaaaacaaccagAGCAAGTATCTATGAGCTGGCAGAGCAAAAGATATCAGAAAGAATTGAAACGCCAATTAAAACGCGAATttgaaaagcaaaataaaagagaAAGTGTTCCAAAAGATTCCTTGAAATTACAGTTAACTCAATTAGATCTACAATCAGAAGAGACTTGTTTAGAAATATCTGAGAAACAAGAAACTAGAAACGACCAATCACGTAGACGCGCGATAAGTACGAAATCATCTGACTTTTCTAAACGTTGCCAGAAAGACCAAGACGGGTATCTTATTCCAGAAATCAAAAGTGCTCCTTTATTACCCGCAGATTTATATAAATCTAGAAGTGACctatatattgaaaatatttcaacACGAATAAATGCCTTAGAAAAAGAAATAGCGAACGATACTAGATTACGGAAACCTCAGGAAGATCccataaaacaattatttagacCTAAAGGAAAGGAGAAAGGAACAGAAAGGGATGTAACTCCTCGTCCTTATAAGAAAGAGGCATTGCCAGAGGAGGTGTTTACTGCCAAAAGTATAGGGACACAAGAATTAAAACCTCCGGAAAAACTGAATCCAATCACACGGCTGTCAACAGCTTCAACGTCCGATTCTAAAAATGCACCCGTCACTCAGTTAAAATATACAACTTCGTCGGGAAATAACGCTACTAATTACAATCTACCAACCCTTGATCTCGAGAAAACGTTAAATTCGTACAAAATGGCAATAGAAAGCACAAGACATTCTTTATTAACAACTCTCAATGGAAAACAAATTGCGCGAAGAACAATTACTAGTAAGAACTATAGTTCACcaacaacaataacaatatgtgaCAACGGCAACGGATCCGACAAAGGATCCATTCAGGATTATATGCAGCCGCTGAAAGGAGATAAGCGGTTCAGAAATAAAAAGGAACCACTAAATGTCGCTGCTCTTTTGCCTGAAATCTCGGGAAAACGATTAGAAGTTCCAACAACTACACATAGATGGCTATAA